In Sulfuracidifex metallicus DSM 6482 = JCM 9184, a single window of DNA contains:
- a CDS encoding DsrE family protein, producing MNDKVLFVFMTGRENMAKLLANVGMASKIKEADPDIYIEMIFLTPAVEALNKKQVMFKPILEAIKEARKRGVKVIACEVAMKNVGLDKEDIEDGLVDEFAPVGGIYVLNRIKEGYETLTI from the coding sequence ATGAATGATAAAGTACTTTTCGTATTCATGACTGGAAGAGAGAATATGGCAAAGTTATTAGCGAATGTGGGAATGGCATCAAAGATCAAGGAGGCTGATCCAGACATATATATAGAAATGATATTCTTAACTCCTGCAGTCGAAGCTCTGAACAAAAAGCAGGTTATGTTCAAGCCTATTCTAGAGGCTATTAAGGAAGCCAGGAAAAGAGGAGTTAAAGTGATCGCTTGTGAAGTTGCAATGAAAAACGTAGGTCTAGATAAGGAAGATATAGAAGATGGACTTGTAGATGAGTTTGCTCCCGTAGGAGGCATATATGTTTTGAACAGAATAAAGGAGGGTTACGAAACCTTAACCATTTAA